Proteins co-encoded in one Schaalia radingae genomic window:
- a CDS encoding MBL fold metallo-hydrolase: protein MTDFFSAQRVTNRVTAIRTLTGELLYLVEGATRAALIDSSLGIRGLRAFVERLTKKPIVTILTHGHVDHAMGGPEFDNVYMNSLDVSVYDEMAALKVRREFIDLSLGDASPRMNDSDFVPPHPLNFEDLTDGQIFDLGGICVEALHFPGHTPGMTAILIPEERILITGDACNQRTFLWDHNSTSVEEYRDSVLSVKERTADSYDRLFISHMTMDMPLSLFDEAIELCDQVLNEDVDDVPFEFMGSSALIAKRFDESQARLDGKSFNLVYSKDRMWRQQIK from the coding sequence ATGACTGATTTCTTCTCCGCACAACGTGTCACAAACCGTGTGACCGCTATTCGCACATTGACTGGTGAACTCCTCTATCTGGTGGAGGGTGCTACGCGCGCTGCTCTCATCGATTCGTCATTGGGAATACGAGGCCTGCGAGCTTTCGTCGAACGTCTGACGAAAAAGCCGATCGTGACCATCTTGACTCATGGCCATGTCGATCATGCAATGGGCGGTCCAGAGTTTGACAACGTTTACATGAATTCTCTGGACGTGTCGGTATACGACGAAATGGCAGCCCTGAAAGTTCGCCGTGAATTCATCGACTTGTCTCTCGGTGATGCATCACCGCGAATGAACGACTCTGATTTTGTGCCACCTCACCCCTTGAACTTCGAAGATCTCACCGACGGTCAGATCTTCGACTTGGGCGGAATATGCGTGGAAGCCCTTCACTTCCCCGGGCACACTCCCGGCATGACTGCGATTCTTATCCCAGAAGAAAGAATCCTCATCACCGGCGACGCCTGCAACCAGCGCACCTTTCTGTGGGACCACAATTCAACGTCTGTGGAAGAATACCGCGACAGTGTGCTGAGCGTGAAAGAGCGCACTGCAGATTCCTACGACCGGCTTTTCATTTCCCATATGACGATGGATATGCCGTTAAGCCTGTTCGATGAAGCCATCGAGTTGTGTGACCAGGTGCTGAACGAGGATGTTGATGACGTGCCCTTCGAGTTCATGGGCTCCAGCGCTCTGATTGCCAAGCGTTTCGACGAAAGCCAAGCCCGACTGGATGGAAAATCCTTCAATCTCGTCTACTCCAAAGATCGGATGTGGCGTCAGCAAATCAAGTGA
- a CDS encoding mismatch-specific DNA-glycosylase, translated as MDSTRGTVAGKCLTAIAMKSLRRPSPLGGRKPHQSDLAYFATDDPLALDDVLPGPHCVGAELTLLIVGINPGLWTAAVNAPFARPGNRFWPSLARAGLTDYEIDASCGLSAEDEEHILSRGIGITNLVGRPTARADELSRDELREGAAHLVTRVGDLNPRAVAIAGITAYRTAFRQPHAKLGQQDADTIDNWPRGISLWVVPQPSGLNAHENIDSLADKWRQVWADATRPE; from the coding sequence GTGGACAGCACGCGTGGAACGGTCGCAGGAAAGTGCCTGACGGCCATAGCGATGAAGTCTTTACGCCGACCGTCGCCTCTGGGTGGACGCAAGCCACACCAGAGTGATCTGGCGTACTTTGCCACCGATGATCCTCTGGCTCTTGACGATGTACTACCTGGTCCGCACTGCGTTGGAGCTGAACTGACGCTCCTGATCGTCGGAATCAATCCGGGGTTGTGGACTGCGGCCGTTAATGCACCGTTCGCGCGACCGGGTAACCGCTTTTGGCCCTCTCTCGCTCGAGCGGGCCTGACTGACTATGAGATCGATGCGTCCTGCGGCCTCAGCGCCGAAGATGAGGAACATATTCTGTCACGCGGAATCGGCATCACGAACCTGGTCGGCAGGCCCACTGCACGCGCAGATGAATTGAGCCGCGATGAACTGCGCGAGGGCGCTGCCCACTTGGTGACTCGGGTTGGCGACCTGAATCCACGCGCCGTTGCCATCGCCGGAATTACCGCGTACCGCACGGCGTTCAGGCAACCTCACGCGAAGCTCGGGCAGCAAGATGCTGACACGATTGACAACTGGCCGCGCGGCATATCCCTGTGGGTTGTTCCCCAGCCAAGCGGCCTGAACGCGCACGAAAACATTGACTCGTTGGCCGACAAGTGGCGTCAGGTGTGGGCAGATGCCACTCGGCCCGAGTGA
- a CDS encoding response regulator produces the protein MTLAVLILEDEAEVRDALERDCDEFWDTLRLETAEDVDDAWQAIRSIDEDGDELALVLADHRLPGRNGVDFLIDMMDEPSTVNTRRVLVTGQADQSDTIRALNEASLDYYIAKPWVRDELVATVRDQLTTYVLESGVDPLPYMPVLDAVRIMDAMR, from the coding sequence ATGACGTTAGCTGTTCTCATACTGGAAGATGAAGCGGAAGTGCGTGACGCTCTGGAACGCGACTGTGACGAGTTCTGGGACACGCTGCGACTGGAGACTGCCGAAGATGTTGACGATGCATGGCAGGCGATCCGCAGCATTGACGAAGACGGCGATGAGCTTGCGCTGGTCCTGGCTGACCACCGTCTTCCCGGACGGAACGGCGTGGACTTCCTGATCGACATGATGGATGAGCCCTCCACGGTCAATACGCGGCGCGTCCTGGTGACCGGTCAGGCCGATCAAAGCGACACGATCCGCGCCTTGAATGAAGCCAGTCTGGACTATTACATCGCCAAGCCGTGGGTACGTGATGAGCTGGTGGCAACGGTGCGCGACCAACTGACCACCTATGTCCTTGAATCAGGTGTTGACCCGTTGCCGTACATGCCCGTGCTGGATGCGGTTCGTATTATGGATGCCATGCGATAG
- a CDS encoding CoA-acylating methylmalonate-semialdehyde dehydrogenase, producing the protein MNTIKHWIGGAEYEGTPVKTLDVENPGTGEVVSQLLLASDDDLNHAVEVATEAQKEWAATSLAKRTAIMFKMRQLVLDHQDEMAKLIVEEHGKNYSDAIGEIQRGRETLDFATAINVALKGEHSVNVSTGVDIFTTRQPVGVVAGICPFNFPAMVPMWMHPLAIATGNAFILKPASPTPSAALLTARLYKEAGLPDGVFNVVSGNRDMVQSILKHPGINAISFVGSTPVAHIVQDTGVTHGKRVQALGGANNHAIVMPDADLDFAAQHISASAFGAAGERCMALPVVVAVGGIGPKLAEMVKKHADAIKVGYGMDEGVEMGPVISAKAKERIVGLIDDAEKRGATIVRDGRDLVIEGYEGGHFVGPTIIDDVPLDAPVYTEEVFGPVLAIVHADTYEEAMKIVNSSPFGNGSAIFTNDGGVARRFTLDVEAGMVGVNVPIPTPVAYYSFGGWKDSLLGDTHIHGPEGVRFYTRAKAITSRWPSEKTYEATMSFQREE; encoded by the coding sequence GTGAATACAATTAAGCACTGGATTGGTGGTGCCGAATACGAAGGCACGCCGGTCAAGACTCTCGATGTCGAAAATCCAGGCACCGGTGAGGTGGTCAGCCAGCTGCTCCTGGCAAGTGATGACGACCTCAACCACGCAGTTGAGGTTGCAACCGAGGCGCAAAAAGAGTGGGCAGCAACGTCACTCGCCAAGCGCACCGCGATCATGTTCAAGATGCGTCAACTCGTCCTGGATCACCAGGATGAAATGGCCAAGCTGATCGTTGAAGAGCACGGCAAGAACTACTCCGACGCAATCGGTGAAATTCAGCGTGGACGCGAAACCCTCGACTTTGCCACCGCCATTAACGTCGCACTGAAGGGCGAGCACTCCGTCAACGTATCAACCGGCGTGGACATCTTCACCACCCGTCAGCCTGTGGGCGTAGTAGCAGGCATCTGCCCCTTCAACTTCCCGGCGATGGTTCCCATGTGGATGCACCCGCTGGCGATCGCTACAGGCAACGCCTTCATCTTGAAGCCCGCCTCGCCGACTCCGTCGGCAGCACTGCTGACCGCACGCCTCTACAAGGAGGCGGGCCTGCCTGACGGCGTGTTCAACGTCGTGTCCGGCAACCGCGACATGGTGCAGTCAATCCTCAAGCACCCCGGAATCAACGCGATCTCATTCGTTGGATCCACCCCGGTGGCACACATCGTGCAGGACACCGGTGTGACCCACGGCAAGCGCGTCCAGGCACTGGGCGGCGCCAACAACCACGCGATCGTGATGCCCGACGCAGATCTGGACTTCGCTGCACAGCACATCTCCGCCTCAGCCTTCGGTGCGGCCGGCGAACGCTGCATGGCGCTGCCGGTTGTCGTCGCCGTCGGCGGAATCGGCCCGAAACTGGCCGAGATGGTCAAGAAGCACGCCGATGCAATCAAGGTTGGCTACGGCATGGATGAGGGCGTCGAAATGGGCCCGGTCATCTCCGCTAAAGCCAAGGAACGCATCGTTGGCCTGATCGACGATGCGGAAAAGCGCGGCGCCACAATCGTGCGCGATGGCCGTGACCTGGTCATCGAGGGGTACGAGGGTGGTCACTTCGTGGGACCGACCATTATCGATGATGTTCCGCTGGATGCGCCGGTGTACACCGAGGAAGTTTTTGGACCTGTCCTGGCAATCGTCCATGCCGACACCTACGAGGAAGCGATGAAGATCGTGAACTCCAGCCCCTTCGGCAACGGTTCAGCAATCTTCACTAACGACGGCGGCGTCGCACGTCGCTTCACACTCGATGTTGAGGCCGGCATGGTGGGCGTGAACGTCCCGATCCCGACACCTGTTGCGTACTACTCCTTCGGTGGGTGGAAGGATTCGCTGCTGGGCGATACCCACATCCACGGTCCGGAAGGTGTCCGTTTCTACACGCGCGCCAAGGCGATCACGTCTCGCTGGCCCAGTGAGAAGACCTATGAGGCGACGATGTCGTTCCAGCGTGAAGAGTGA
- the rbsK gene encoding ribokinase, which translates to MDIAVIGSNNVDLITYIDRMPTEGETLEAPSFQLGCGGKGSNQAVAAARLGSRVLMVTCVGDDIFADMTVENYRNNGIDTDHVKRAHGTSGVAPIFVDPHSRNSILIVKGANNDLTPEDVEACREQIAQCALIVCQLEIRLDTVYVAIALGEQVGVPVLLNPAPASPDFNFDWARRCTYLMPNESELTLLTGMPCDSDEGVEAAARTLVEHGCRHVIVTLGSRGAWWFTRANEGGLHVVSQRIDALRVDPVDTTGAGDAFIGAFAHRIVHGDAIPEALEYANSYAAMSVLKRGTQYSYATADEFDRWRAQRTQ; encoded by the coding sequence ATGGATATTGCAGTGATCGGGTCGAACAATGTCGACCTCATTACCTACATCGATCGCATGCCCACCGAAGGGGAGACGCTCGAGGCGCCCTCGTTCCAACTGGGGTGCGGTGGCAAGGGGTCGAATCAGGCGGTGGCCGCTGCGCGCCTGGGATCGCGTGTCCTGATGGTGACCTGCGTAGGTGATGACATTTTTGCCGACATGACGGTAGAAAACTACCGCAATAACGGCATCGACACAGACCACGTCAAGCGTGCGCACGGCACGTCGGGTGTGGCGCCGATCTTTGTCGATCCACACTCGCGCAACTCCATCCTGATTGTCAAAGGCGCCAATAACGACCTGACTCCTGAGGACGTGGAGGCCTGCCGCGAGCAGATTGCACAGTGCGCACTGATCGTCTGCCAGTTAGAAATCCGTCTGGATACGGTCTATGTGGCGATTGCGCTTGGCGAACAGGTCGGTGTACCCGTGCTGCTCAATCCCGCTCCCGCCAGCCCTGATTTCAACTTTGACTGGGCGCGGCGCTGCACCTACCTCATGCCTAACGAAAGTGAACTGACACTGCTGACCGGCATGCCATGTGACAGTGATGAAGGTGTTGAGGCTGCGGCGCGCACCCTCGTTGAACACGGCTGCCGACACGTCATCGTCACGCTCGGGTCACGCGGGGCGTGGTGGTTCACGCGGGCCAACGAGGGTGGCTTGCACGTTGTCAGTCAGCGTATTGACGCACTCCGTGTGGATCCGGTGGATACGACTGGAGCAGGGGACGCGTTTATCGGAGCCTTTGCGCACCGGATCGTCCACGGCGATGCAATTCCGGAGGCTCTGGAGTACGCCAACAGTTATGCGGCAATGTCGGTGCTCAAACGCGGCACCCAGTACTCATATGCCACAGCCGACGAATTTGACCGGTGGCGTGCCCAACGCACGCAGTGA
- a CDS encoding cold-shock protein, with amino-acid sequence MTTGVVKWFNADKGYGFITPDDGSADVFAHYSQIEASGFRTLNEGEKVDFEVSQGPKGLQAEHIKRVEE; translated from the coding sequence ATGACCACTGGTGTCGTTAAATGGTTCAACGCGGACAAAGGCTACGGCTTCATCACTCCCGATGACGGATCTGCTGACGTGTTCGCTCACTACTCACAAATCGAGGCGTCAGGCTTCCGCACTCTCAACGAGGGTGAGAAGGTTGACTTTGAGGTCTCGCAGGGCCCGAAGGGTCTGCAGGCCGAGCACATCAAACGCGTCGAGGAGTAA
- a CDS encoding SLC13 family permease — translation MTRPPSDDMPHADTPHPDAAHTHTQPNPATPTSTSKRSRGTRKQAHARQRPRRSPRPESGRPATLTRSKLVGRIIAAAALVTFLFVQLPGLDASGSRMFGIFIAAIALWVTEAIPLAATAVGVILMEVLLISNQAVLSVSEEAPAATAIFGSLANPVIILFMGGFMLADGAAKYNVDKALSALMLKPFLRNARMTVMGVMMITALMSMFMSNTATTATMFAVMMPVITALPKGRARTGLALSVPVAANVGGMGTPVGTPPNAIALGALQNHGIHVTFIDWMLAAVPLMLVVLVIAWLFIVWRYIPSDVKFDVDTSATFERTPKAIMFYVVAVITIGLWMTESLHHISSNTVGFIPVAGLMILGVMGGDDVKKLDWPVLWLVAGGIALGAGVGATGLDEWLIGSISWQAIPMALLLLTLAAVGWVTSNVISHSASANLLIPMGMGLAATVSTSPSQIAVVLALGCSLGMCLPISTPPNAIAYSTGTTPTPEMVKVGMVVGISGVLLLAFVAPLTWRVLGVL, via the coding sequence ATGACGCGTCCCCCGTCCGATGACATGCCGCACGCTGACACGCCGCATCCTGACGCGGCTCACACCCACACCCAGCCCAACCCAGCCACGCCAACTTCGACGTCGAAGCGTTCGCGTGGCACACGAAAACAGGCACACGCCAGGCAACGCCCGAGGCGTTCACCGCGCCCCGAATCAGGGCGCCCCGCAACCCTGACCCGCAGCAAACTCGTCGGCCGCATCATCGCGGCCGCTGCCCTTGTGACATTCCTGTTCGTCCAGCTGCCCGGTCTTGATGCGAGCGGCTCACGCATGTTCGGCATTTTCATTGCAGCCATCGCACTGTGGGTCACCGAAGCTATCCCGCTGGCCGCAACGGCAGTTGGCGTCATCTTGATGGAAGTACTCCTGATCTCCAACCAGGCAGTGCTCAGCGTCTCGGAAGAAGCGCCCGCCGCAACCGCCATCTTCGGCTCATTGGCCAACCCCGTCATCATTTTGTTCATGGGCGGATTTATGCTCGCCGACGGAGCCGCCAAATACAACGTTGATAAAGCGCTCTCCGCTCTCATGCTCAAACCCTTCCTGCGTAATGCGCGCATGACCGTCATGGGGGTCATGATGATTACCGCGCTGATGAGCATGTTCATGTCGAACACCGCCACCACCGCCACCATGTTCGCTGTCATGATGCCGGTGATTACAGCCTTGCCGAAGGGACGCGCGAGAACCGGCCTTGCGTTGTCGGTGCCGGTGGCCGCCAATGTCGGTGGCATGGGAACACCTGTGGGCACCCCTCCCAATGCCATCGCTCTGGGCGCCCTTCAAAACCACGGCATCCACGTCACATTCATTGACTGGATGCTGGCCGCAGTTCCGCTCATGCTTGTTGTACTGGTCATCGCCTGGCTGTTCATCGTCTGGCGATATATCCCCTCCGACGTCAAGTTCGACGTCGACACATCCGCAACCTTCGAGCGCACCCCGAAAGCCATCATGTTCTACGTGGTCGCCGTGATCACGATCGGCCTGTGGATGACTGAATCGCTCCACCACATTTCCTCCAACACAGTGGGCTTCATCCCTGTCGCCGGTCTGATGATCCTGGGTGTCATGGGCGGCGACGACGTCAAGAAACTCGACTGGCCAGTACTGTGGCTGGTCGCAGGCGGTATCGCCCTGGGAGCGGGAGTGGGAGCAACCGGCCTGGACGAGTGGCTCATCGGCTCAATCTCCTGGCAGGCAATCCCGATGGCGTTACTCTTGCTGACTCTGGCAGCAGTGGGCTGGGTGACCTCGAACGTTATCTCCCACTCCGCGTCCGCCAACCTACTCATCCCGATGGGGATGGGGCTGGCAGCAACGGTCAGCACGTCCCCGAGCCAGATCGCGGTTGTCCTGGCTCTGGGATGCTCGCTGGGAATGTGCCTGCCGATCTCCACCCCACCCAACGCCATCGCGTATTCGACAGGCACGACACCCACCCCCGAAATGGTCAAAGTCGGCATGGTTGTCGGCATCAGTGGCGTCCTTCTGCTCGCCTTCGTCGCTCCGCTCACGTGGCGCGTACTGGGGGTGCTGTAG
- a CDS encoding ATP-binding protein: MIDEGTPSALHPRHADACAILVIGDGSDGIAATLVEDLTGAFSHIEVRSIADVDGIDAECAYLARSRTRLVLGFVTSEVGSLDRAFEALKAYPCTQHNEWVVVTRSRTHTDMSRALASGLLASVISVPWTLPTLVAQSYGAITRLLLRYEMNEAERERIAGPVPDNAVRGPVLFGLDHSEREVLNDLLAGAERVLGPRPILEVGPHTDLTTQGQPVRAVHLVLDGHVALHRDSDQGDILLHHATSGPLIGLVSLARGENAFFTSTTTTPVKVVRLTNEQLQLVIAEDPPMAATLAALAIQSLARRLVRAEYLHIENRVLVDDLRHTRAELVERARYAMLGELSAGIAHELNNPITAVDRAADHLRDDITTLMDSAYADHDPSDKLRAAHEAMTRALDAHPRSTADERRLVSELMSELKVSRQFARRLVRAGVHDVATARPLVAASAPPSYMTMVETGAQIGSSLRSLTVAAGRVVQLTDSLKGYARPDGTDARIVDVREGIEDVLRLTAHRLRHVEVLRDFEGEPLVVGHPAKLEQVWTNVLVNAAEAFEDEDEADAYAQPARGDEPPSITVSARTAGPDVVVDIVDNGPGIPANVLAKMFEPHFTTKSGRVRYGLGMGMSICRSIITDAGGTINVASQPGRTQVTIRLPKAADHEGGPTHSEHKERS, from the coding sequence GTGATTGACGAGGGCACCCCATCCGCACTCCATCCGCGGCACGCAGATGCCTGCGCCATCCTGGTGATAGGCGACGGGTCGGACGGGATTGCCGCGACACTGGTTGAGGACTTAACGGGTGCTTTCAGCCATATCGAGGTTCGCTCAATCGCCGACGTCGACGGCATTGACGCCGAATGCGCATACCTGGCGCGCAGCCGTACGCGCCTCGTCCTGGGATTTGTCACCAGCGAGGTCGGCTCTCTCGACCGCGCCTTCGAGGCACTGAAGGCATACCCGTGCACGCAGCACAATGAATGGGTGGTGGTGACGCGCAGCCGCACGCACACCGACATGAGCCGCGCCCTGGCCTCGGGGCTGCTGGCATCTGTCATCTCCGTGCCGTGGACCCTTCCGACGCTGGTGGCGCAAAGCTACGGTGCAATCACGCGGCTGCTGTTGCGCTATGAAATGAACGAGGCTGAACGTGAACGAATCGCCGGCCCTGTTCCCGACAATGCCGTGCGAGGCCCTGTGCTCTTTGGCCTTGACCACAGTGAACGGGAAGTACTGAATGACCTTCTGGCCGGGGCTGAACGAGTCCTGGGGCCGCGCCCCATCCTGGAGGTTGGCCCTCATACCGATCTGACCACGCAGGGTCAGCCCGTGCGCGCTGTGCACCTGGTACTCGACGGTCACGTTGCCCTGCACCGCGATTCCGACCAGGGTGACATTCTGCTGCACCATGCCACATCGGGACCCCTGATAGGGTTGGTGTCCCTGGCGCGCGGCGAAAACGCATTCTTCACGTCGACGACCACCACGCCGGTCAAGGTGGTGCGCCTGACCAATGAACAACTCCAGCTGGTCATCGCTGAAGATCCTCCGATGGCGGCGACGTTGGCTGCCCTCGCCATTCAATCCCTGGCCCGCCGCCTCGTGCGCGCAGAATATCTGCACATCGAAAACCGCGTCCTGGTTGACGACCTGCGGCACACGCGCGCAGAACTTGTGGAGCGAGCCCGTTACGCCATGCTCGGTGAACTCAGCGCCGGCATCGCGCACGAACTGAACAATCCGATCACCGCGGTGGACCGGGCTGCCGACCATTTGCGTGACGACATCACAACGCTGATGGACAGTGCCTACGCGGACCATGACCCCAGTGACAAGCTGCGCGCCGCTCATGAAGCCATGACCCGCGCGCTCGACGCACATCCGCGTTCCACCGCCGATGAACGCCGACTGGTCAGCGAATTGATGTCGGAACTGAAAGTCAGCCGCCAGTTCGCTCGCCGCCTGGTGCGAGCAGGAGTACACGATGTGGCAACTGCGCGACCTCTTGTTGCGGCGTCAGCGCCTCCCTCGTATATGACGATGGTGGAGACCGGCGCGCAGATCGGATCCTCGCTGCGCTCGCTGACGGTGGCGGCGGGGCGCGTGGTGCAGTTGACCGATTCCCTGAAGGGCTACGCGCGGCCTGATGGTACCGATGCGCGCATCGTTGACGTGCGTGAAGGGATCGAGGACGTATTGCGTCTGACGGCGCACCGCCTACGCCACGTCGAGGTGCTCCGTGATTTCGAGGGCGAGCCGCTCGTGGTGGGTCATCCGGCCAAACTCGAACAAGTGTGGACGAATGTGTTGGTCAACGCGGCTGAAGCATTCGAAGACGAGGACGAAGCCGATGCCTACGCCCAGCCGGCGCGCGGAGATGAGCCACCGAGTATCACGGTCAGTGCGCGCACAGCAGGGCCGGATGTGGTGGTCGACATCGTGGATAACGGGCCGGGGATTCCCGCCAACGTGCTGGCAAAAATGTTCGAGCCGCATTTCACCACCAAATCGGGCCGCGTTCGTTACGGTCTGGGCATGGGGATGTCGATCTGCCGGTCGATTATCACAGACGCAGGCGGCACCATCAACGTGGCATCTCAGCCCGGACGCACACAGGTCACGATACGTCTGCCGAAAGCTGCCGACCACGAGGGCGGCCCTACCCACAGTGAACACAAGGAGAGATCATGA
- the xylA gene encoding xylose isomerase, with translation MSELWSNGPIPFVGTDDPKAGMGFRYYQPDRVVAGKTMAEWLRFGVAYWHTFNQRLVDPFGDGTAQRPFDRYTDPMELALAKVDYAFDFYTKLGVQYFCFHDRDLAPEGDTLRESNKNLDKVVDRIEQLQRDTGMKLLWNTSSLFTNPRFLSGAATSPFADIYAYSAGQLKHSLEIAKRLGAENYVFWGGREGYENLWNTDLKREQDHIARFFHMCVDYAKEIGLDAQFLIEPKPKEPTTHQYDFDAATSIAFLQTYDLADHFKLNLEGNHANLAGHTYQHEIRVARAAGMLGSLDANQGDKLIGWDIDEFPSDLYETTAVMWEIVDEGQIGPRGGLNFDAKPRRTSFTAEDLYLGHIVGMDTYAAGLLVAAKMHEDRFIEELVSTRYESFDSGIGATVEDGSATLASLEEHALDVPQADLMKAVRSDHLECVKATINNYIIDALAQA, from the coding sequence ATGAGTGAATTGTGGTCAAACGGTCCTATCCCCTTCGTCGGGACCGACGATCCGAAAGCGGGCATGGGATTCAGGTACTACCAGCCAGACCGCGTCGTTGCCGGAAAGACAATGGCAGAATGGCTGCGCTTTGGCGTGGCATACTGGCACACATTCAACCAGCGCTTGGTTGACCCGTTCGGAGATGGAACCGCTCAGCGTCCCTTCGACCGCTATACCGATCCGATGGAACTGGCACTGGCAAAAGTGGACTACGCATTCGACTTCTACACCAAGCTCGGTGTGCAGTACTTCTGCTTCCACGATCGCGACCTCGCTCCCGAGGGTGACACCCTGCGTGAGAGCAACAAAAACCTGGATAAGGTCGTCGACCGGATCGAACAGCTCCAGCGCGACACCGGCATGAAACTGCTGTGGAATACCTCGAGCCTGTTCACTAACCCGCGGTTCCTGTCCGGCGCTGCCACCTCGCCGTTCGCGGACATCTATGCGTACTCAGCCGGCCAGCTCAAGCACTCTCTGGAAATCGCGAAGCGACTGGGCGCGGAAAATTACGTCTTCTGGGGCGGACGCGAAGGATACGAGAATCTGTGGAACACCGATCTCAAGCGCGAACAGGATCACATCGCCCGCTTCTTCCACATGTGCGTGGACTACGCCAAGGAGATCGGCCTGGACGCACAGTTCCTCATCGAACCCAAGCCCAAGGAACCGACGACGCACCAGTACGACTTCGATGCTGCCACGTCGATCGCATTCCTGCAGACCTACGACCTGGCCGATCACTTCAAGCTCAATCTGGAAGGTAACCACGCGAACCTGGCCGGACACACCTACCAGCACGAGATCCGCGTGGCGCGTGCCGCCGGAATGCTCGGCTCGCTCGATGCCAACCAAGGTGACAAGCTCATTGGCTGGGACATCGATGAATTCCCATCTGACCTGTACGAAACCACTGCAGTGATGTGGGAAATCGTCGACGAGGGGCAGATCGGGCCGCGCGGTGGACTGAACTTTGATGCCAAGCCGCGACGTACCTCGTTCACCGCCGAAGACCTGTACCTGGGCCACATCGTCGGCATGGATACGTATGCCGCAGGCCTGCTGGTTGCCGCCAAGATGCACGAGGATCGATTCATTGAAGAACTGGTCTCCACCCGATACGAGTCATTCGACTCTGGAATCGGTGCGACAGTTGAGGACGGGTCGGCAACCCTTGCCAGCCTGGAAGAGCATGCCCTCGATGTGCCGCAGGCTGACCTGATGAAGGCGGTGCGCTCTGACCACCTCGAATGCGTCAAGGCCACCATCAACAACTACATCATCGACGCGCTCGCGCAGGCCTGA